From the Drosophila willistoni isolate 14030-0811.24 chromosome 2L unlocalized genomic scaffold, UCI_dwil_1.1 Seg168, whole genome shotgun sequence genome, the window TTACCCCTGCAAGTTTTCCGCTTACTCTTCCATTACCTATAGCCGTCAATGTGAACAAAGGTTTTGTATAAAAAGTCTTAATGTTCGCAAAAGAAATGCCTACAATCCTACGCTGAGGCATTCTGGTGCATGCAGCATGCCATTTTATCGACTGTGTATATgacagctatataatatagcaATCCGATTTTAATCAGATTTAGCTAAATTAACATATGCAGagaaatatacatttttatgataattgcgtaaaaagaaacgaagttattgtcaaaagtcactgttttcaaccgatcgttcctaggggagctatattatatagtcacccgaaactgttcgtgacttttcCGTtcgtatgggagctatatgatatagaggTCCGGAtgctctgtagctttaacggtctaagcaaagtttgcgctgatcaaaacggacggacgaacatggctttatgaactcgtctcgcagtgatgatcaagaatatatgtacatatatactttatatgtatgttcggagatgctttcttctatgcATTGCACACTTTTTAACAAAGTTAATATACGCTTTTTGCAATGGTATTAAAACAGAAAGAATTAGTTACTAACTAGTGTcagaaatattttattaaaaaaacagGTTACCAAGTTTAACTGGGTTATGCTCAATattatgaaataaaattaaaaaattgatttaaaatacAACACAAAATCGCAATGGTTAATTTCAcacatatgtaagtatgtatatttatacaattaaatgcaatgggtttaaaataaaagtagtTTTAGTTtatgttattaattttttttagagaTACAAAATTTTACCAAATTATTAAACAAGAAAATAGTGTAGTGTAGAAATAAGTGTCCGAAATGAAGCCGCTTATCGGTCCCCAGGATTATGTTGAAGACATCAAGCAATTTAATGcacaaaatatatgtttttattaaaCTAGCATTTAATACAATTgttcaatttaattgaaaaattctaTTTGGAAtaaatacaaatgtatataagGTAAGGTCTCATCCTTCTGTTGCAATGGGAACAGCTACAGTCGCTTCTGTAGCAGATGATGTGGATTGCACTATCACCTTGTTGGGTAGTAAATGCTTAAGAGGCTTCAATATGTCAGCCTGTTGCAAATAGGTAAGTTGCTGATGTTCCAATTGCAAAAGACTTATACCCAGATGAACTGTTAACGTTTGTGGAGGAAATACACCGTGAATACAACGCTGTACGTAAGGAACAAGGTCATAGGCCAGGCAAGAGCAAAGCTTAACGAAAGTCTCACGCTCATTGCCGGTAAATGCCTGCTGCTCTTGACGATAGAATGCCAGGACACGTTGAGCCACCATTTCCAGGGATTCTTGCAGACTTTTGGTAACATCGGGAGCTAGTGCTTGCGGAGCACATAGGCGCAGTTCATTTAGGGCATTCAGATATCCATTACAGAGAGCGGCAAGAGGAAAGAAATCTAATAGAGTTTCAGGAGGAGCAAACGATTCAGTTAAAGCGGCAGTTGGATCCATTTGTTTGCGCGTGTGTAGTAAAGTGACCTTGTTAATAAGCGTGTACTTCTCCAATTCCCGGTTGAATTGTTCATTGACCTGGGCTATGTTTGACTGGAAATTCTTTTGGATGACACGTACAAAAATAGGCGCTATTAAACCACGAAAATCGGCTCCAACACGACTAAACGAAAGGCCAAAGTACATGCATTGCCCCAAAACTGTTTCGATGGAGCTAACGCAGCGTTGCAGATCCGATTCGAGAGTGTACAGAAAAGCATTAATTTTTTGGTGAAGCCAAGCTTGAAAAAGGCGATCCCCATTGCAGGAAACACCGTACAGCGGCTTGTAGTTGGCTGAAGATCTAGTGTCCTCCTGCTCTTCTTCCTGCGGAAAAATAGCACGATACTGTGTGATAATATTAAACAGATTGATGCGAGTCAATTCAATGGTCTTAGTTAAATGTTGTTGCGCGTCTTTTAAAGGTATTGCCTCTAGGCAAGCGGTAAGCCAGGAGTCTCGAGCTTGCAAGAATTTCAGCTTCAGTTCATTGTCTCCGAACGCCTGCATGCGACGCAGGTAACCCACAATCTGCAAACACTTGGGTAGTTGCAGGTCCAAACGTAGTTGCGCCACCAATTGGACCAGCATGGTGTGCCACAAAGCCTCTACGGATCTGACAATACCCTGAGAAATTCAACGAAAAATTACGTATGAAATTATCACTTCTAAATAAGCCTCAATCTATATATTTTACCTTCACCACATTGATGTGTCCTTGATGTTGGCCCAATTTCTGCACATAGCTTGCCAGCTCCAAGGCCTCCTCGTAGCGGCCCTCCCTTATGCATCGCTCcattaattgtggcaattccAAAATTTCCAGCAATTGGGAATTCTTTTGTAATGTTATGGAATTTAAACGTCGCTCTTCATTCAAATCCGCCGAATCTAGGAGGAACTGTTCGCACTTGCCACTGAAAGCGGGCAACTTGTCAATCAGAGTGCCCACTTGCTCCTCTGTCTTTTGgaattcattaaaaattgaaCGGGAATTTTCCGCCGTTGTTATGAAGGTTTTGTAGTTTGAAATGGCCAAATcctgggttttttccaatatACTCTTGGTCTCCTCAGCAAGACGAGTTTGCTCCTTCTTTAACTGCTCAATCTTGTAAGTGCCAAGTTGACTCAAGTAGTTGTCCAATTCCGGGTTGCCCCGTAAATTCTCTGGAACGCCATCGGGAAATATCAATTTTAGTACTCTCTCGTTCTCCAAATCCATTTTATCACACATAATACGTGTGCAAGTCCTCTCCGAtttcttgtttatttataaatgGCACGTAAACAGTAAACAGCtgttaagccgccatctttaaaaagGCCAGATCTGTTGGAAAAAAAGTCAAAGTGACAACACTGTATTAATTCGAAAAACGTATCGATATATCACCATCGAAAAACTTCTATCGATGTATCGAAAATAGTTCAATCGATACCATCGATAGACCCGTTGATACTATCGGTAGTACCTCGCACGTGCTGTTtcaaaacaataaattttgcaCGAATTTAGGTCTGCAATAGTAAATCAATATGGATACGAATGAGGGAAACGATGAGCTGACCATGGAAGTAATAGAGCCTGAAGATGCCGAGAGTGACATGGAACCGGAGAGCGATGATGAGGGTGAATCCAAACAAGTCAAAGAAGTATATCTACCGGGTCAAAAACTTGCCGAAGATGAAGAATTGGTATGTGATGAAAGCGCATATGTGATGCTTCATCAAGCCTCGACAGGTGCCCCATGTCTGAGCTTTGACATCATACCAGATGAATTAGGCAAGGGAAGGGAATCGTTTCCCTTGACCGCTTACATAGTGGCTGGAACCCAGGCGGCTCGTACCCATGTTAATAATCTGATTGTCATGAAGATGAGTAATTTGCACAAGACACAGgaagatgatgacgacgacgaggaTGAAGAGGAGCTGGAGGACGATCAAGACGAAGTGGCCAACAAGGAGGAGCTGAAAAAACCCCAGATGACATGTGCTCTTATAAAGCACCAAGGCTGCGTTAACAGAGTACGAGCCCGCCGTTTGGGCAACACTGTCTTTGCCGCCTCTTGGAGCGAATTGGGACGCGTGAATATCTGGAATCTTACGCAGCCGCTACAGGCTGTGGAAGATGCCCAATTGTTGAAACAATACGAACAGAGCGAGGCACTGCGTCCCGCCTTCACATTCAGTGGGCATCAGCAAGAGGGTTACGCCGTTGATTGGAGTTCCTGCGCCGACGGTGTTTTGGCAACCGGCGACTGCCGCCGCGATATCCATATCTGGAGCCCGTTGGAAGATGGCACCAGCTGGAAAGTGGATCAGCGTCCACTGGTTGGCCACACACAGTCTGTCGAGGATTTGCAGTGGAGTCCCAATGAGCGTAGTGTGCTGGCCTCTTGTTCTGTGGACAAAAGCATACGTATCTGGGATTGCCGGGCGGCTCCCCAAAAGGCCTGCATGTTGACCTGTGCGGATGCCCATGAGAGTGACATCAATGTAATTTCATGGAATCACACGGAACCATTTATAGCTAGTGGTGGCGATGATGGATACTTGCACATATGGGATCTCAGACAATTCCAGAGTCAAAAACCGATTGCTACATTCAAGCACCATACGGACCACATAACCACAGTAGAATGGAGTCCCAGTGAGGCCACCGTCTTGGCCTCAGGTGGTGATGACGATCAGATAGCCCTGTGGGATTTGGCGGTGGAGAAGGATGCCGATCAAGAGCAGGCCAACACTGGTAACGAAGATGACCTCAACAAACTGCCGCCGCAGCTGCTATTCATCCATCAGGGGCAGAAGGAGATTAAAGAGTTGCACTGGCATGCCCAAATGCCGGGCGTTCTGCTATCGACGGCCCACAGCGGTTTCAATATCTTCCGCACTATCAGTGTCTAAATAACGAGATGATAATGGGCAGATGCACGTGTGTAGGCGTGCCCCCCTTACCTTAAGctaaataaaagtaaactCTTTGTTAAATACTTTTTTATTGTGGGGGATTTCATTTTCGTGGAGCTTCTACTTTTGCTCATCTGGTTGTGgttcctcatcctcatccatCAGCATCGTGACATTGATTAGATGACGCATGGTGG encodes:
- the LOC6652525 gene encoding conserved oligomeric Golgi complex subunit 8 produces the protein MCDKMDLENERVLKLIFPDGVPENLRGNPELDNYLSQLGTYKIEQLKKEQTRLAEETKSILEKTQDLAISNYKTFITTAENSRSIFNEFQKTEEQVGTLIDKLPAFSGKCEQFLLDSADLNEERRLNSITLQKNSQLLEILELPQLMERCIREGRYEEALELASYVQKLGQHQGHINVVKGIVRSVEALWHTMLVQLVAQLRLDLQLPKCLQIVGYLRRMQAFGDNELKLKFLQARDSWLTACLEAIPLKDAQQHLTKTIELTRINLFNIITQYRAIFPQEEEQEDTRSSANYKPLYGVSCNGDRLFQAWLHQKINAFLYTLESDLQRCVSSIETVLGQCMYFGLSFSRVGADFRGLIAPIFVRVIQKNFQSNIAQVNEQFNRELEKYTLINKVTLLHTRKQMDPTAALTESFAPPETLLDFFPLAALCNGYLNALNELRLCAPQALAPDVTKSLQESLEMVAQRVLAFYRQEQQAFTGNERETFVKLCSCLAYDLVPYVQRCIHGVFPPQTLTVHLGISLLQLEHQQLTYLQQADILKPLKHLLPNKVIVQSTSSATEATVAVPIATEG
- the LOC6652524 gene encoding glutamate-rich WD repeat-containing protein 1; this encodes MDTNEGNDELTMEVIEPEDAESDMEPESDDEGESKQVKEVYLPGQKLAEDEELVCDESAYVMLHQASTGAPCLSFDIIPDELGKGRESFPLTAYIVAGTQAARTHVNNLIVMKMSNLHKTQEDDDDDEDEEELEDDQDEVANKEELKKPQMTCALIKHQGCVNRVRARRLGNTVFAASWSELGRVNIWNLTQPLQAVEDAQLLKQYEQSEALRPAFTFSGHQQEGYAVDWSSCADGVLATGDCRRDIHIWSPLEDGTSWKVDQRPLVGHTQSVEDLQWSPNERSVLASCSVDKSIRIWDCRAAPQKACMLTCADAHESDINVISWNHTEPFIASGGDDGYLHIWDLRQFQSQKPIATFKHHTDHITTVEWSPSEATVLASGGDDDQIALWDLAVEKDADQEQANTGNEDDLNKLPPQLLFIHQGQKEIKELHWHAQMPGVLLSTAHSGFNIFRTISV